Proteins from a genomic interval of Paenibacillus sp. FSL R5-0623:
- a CDS encoding alpha/beta hydrolase-fold protein: MELISPAVTGYDQYRENIPRGVMETVEYPSTTVGNSRKAMVYTPPEFSSTTMYPVLFLLHGIGGDETEWHTHGSPQIILDNLYNDNLLEPMVIVFPNGRAMSNDRAEGDLFEPEKIKAFKRFESDLLNDLIPYMESNYPLHKSRDKRAIAGLSMGGGQSLNIGLSNLDHFAWIGAFSAAPNTRSPELLVPELSKAPSLLSLLWISCGEQDNLIEISLGVHQYLAQHGVPHIWHEECGGHDWPVWKNDLYLFSQRLFK; encoded by the coding sequence ATGGAATTGATCTCACCAGCAGTAACGGGATATGACCAGTATCGGGAGAATATACCACGTGGAGTCATGGAGACGGTAGAGTATCCTTCCACCACGGTTGGCAATTCCCGTAAAGCGATGGTGTACACCCCACCAGAATTTTCTTCGACAACGATGTATCCTGTACTTTTTCTGTTGCATGGTATTGGTGGAGACGAAACCGAATGGCATACTCATGGTTCTCCACAAATTATTCTCGATAATCTGTACAACGATAACTTGCTTGAGCCGATGGTTATTGTTTTCCCCAACGGTCGTGCAATGTCGAATGACCGAGCCGAAGGAGACTTGTTTGAACCTGAGAAAATCAAAGCGTTTAAACGGTTTGAATCCGATCTGCTCAACGATTTGATACCTTACATGGAGTCGAACTACCCTTTGCATAAAAGCCGGGATAAAAGGGCGATTGCTGGTTTATCCATGGGCGGAGGTCAATCCTTAAATATCGGATTAAGTAATCTAGATCATTTTGCATGGATCGGTGCTTTCTCCGCAGCCCCAAACACCAGAAGTCCGGAGTTACTTGTGCCCGAACTTTCGAAAGCGCCTTCATTACTCTCGCTGTTATGGATCTCTTGCGGTGAACAGGACAATCTTATAGAGATTAGTCTTGGGGTTCACCAATATTTGGCGCAACACGGAGTACCTCACATTTGGCATGAGGAATGTGGAGGACATGATTGGCCCGTATGGAAGAACGATCTGTATCTGTTTTCGCAACGTCTTTTCAAGTGA
- a CDS encoding glycosyl hydrolase family 8 — protein MNITGQGAWDTGTYTNLFLKLGYDENEITNRLEETWNELFYGDDNTRIYYPMGEDKGYLLDTGNLDVRSEGMSYGMMMAVQMDKKEEFDRLWNFSHTFMQHKAGRYKDYFAWHCKPDGTRLSQGPAPDGEEFFAMALFFASNRWSDGAEPYDYKAQARKILRACIHQGEDGEGDPMWDPETKLIKFIPETPFSDPSYHLPHFYELFAKYADEEDQSFWKEAADASRAYLHTACHPVTGLSPEYANYDGSPAPIQPHGDFRHFYSDAYRVAANIAMDWEWFRKDHWQIEQSNRIQSFFSDIEMSDYRRYTIDGEPFDEPSLHPVGLLATNAMASLAADGPHADSFVRKFWNTPLRQGERRYYDNCLYFFSMLALSGRYRMY, from the coding sequence ATGAATATCACGGGTCAAGGCGCGTGGGATACGGGTACATATACAAATCTGTTTTTGAAGCTAGGCTACGATGAGAATGAGATTACGAACAGATTGGAAGAAACATGGAACGAGCTGTTTTATGGCGATGACAATACTCGAATATATTACCCTATGGGTGAGGACAAGGGTTATTTGCTGGACACCGGTAATCTCGATGTTCGCTCCGAGGGCATGTCCTATGGCATGATGATGGCTGTTCAGATGGACAAAAAGGAAGAATTTGATCGACTCTGGAATTTCTCACACACGTTTATGCAACATAAAGCGGGACGTTATAAAGATTATTTTGCCTGGCATTGCAAGCCTGACGGAACCCGACTCTCTCAAGGTCCTGCTCCTGATGGTGAGGAGTTTTTTGCCATGGCGCTTTTTTTTGCCTCCAACCGCTGGAGCGATGGCGCTGAACCTTATGATTACAAGGCACAAGCCCGCAAGATCCTCCGTGCATGTATACATCAGGGCGAAGACGGCGAAGGCGATCCCATGTGGGATCCGGAAACAAAACTGATCAAATTCATACCAGAAACACCGTTTAGTGACCCATCCTACCATCTGCCTCATTTTTATGAACTTTTCGCGAAATATGCGGATGAAGAAGATCAGAGCTTCTGGAAAGAAGCAGCGGACGCTAGTCGGGCTTACCTTCATACAGCCTGCCATCCCGTAACCGGACTATCACCTGAATATGCAAACTATGACGGCTCTCCGGCTCCAATACAGCCGCATGGTGATTTCAGACATTTTTACAGTGATGCTTACCGTGTTGCTGCGAATATAGCAATGGACTGGGAATGGTTCCGCAAGGATCACTGGCAGATCGAACAATCCAATCGGATTCAGTCCTTCTTCAGTGATATTGAAATGTCCGATTATCGTCGTTATACCATAGATGGAGAACCTTTTGATGAGCCTTCACTTCATCCTGTAGGTTTGCTGGCTACCAATGCCATGGCTTCACTGGCTGCGGACGGTCCACATGCTGACTCATTCGTTCGCAAGTTCTGGAACACACCTCTGCGTCAGGGAGAGCGACGTTATTACGACAATTGCCTGTATTTTTTCAGCATGCTGGCTCTAAGCGGAAGATATCGCATGTACTAA
- a CDS encoding SGNH/GDSL hydrolase family protein produces the protein MLQDSGDAGEHTEFTAPRDPVGVTASAVKPAIDFESHGYRDMIGRSLLNKGNNVRLKRAIEKAKNGEPVVIAYIGGSITHGAGAVPIHLQSYAYRSYESFKFMFALSKDSPIHLIKAGVGGTPSELGIVRYDRDVLRGGAVQPDIVIIEFAVNDADDETQGKCYESLVLKALTADNKPAVILLFSVFENDWNLQDRLAPVGWHYDLPMVSVKDAVVDQFNKTKDEGNVISKKQFFHDIYHPTNIGHRIMADCLEYLFDVTNRSEWDEKDHDIEKAPLIGNEFVNVKLLDRKNGNHIARIDTGSFCKTDTDLQMAEMDAHDYGTPQFPNNWMRTGEGKEDQGSFRISLQCKRLILVFKDSGNDEFGTAHIKVDGVIVQKVDPRQINWTHCHATLLLNEEHVGEHSIEIEMAEGHEHKCFTILGFGYVD, from the coding sequence ATGCTCCAGGATTCAGGAGATGCAGGTGAACACACGGAATTCACTGCACCGCGCGATCCAGTTGGAGTGACAGCGTCGGCAGTCAAGCCCGCAATTGACTTTGAATCACATGGATATCGCGACATGATTGGCCGATCTCTTCTGAACAAAGGGAATAATGTCAGATTAAAACGAGCCATTGAGAAGGCAAAAAACGGCGAACCTGTCGTTATCGCTTATATTGGAGGCTCCATTACCCATGGTGCTGGTGCAGTACCTATTCATCTCCAAAGTTACGCTTATCGGTCGTATGAGTCGTTCAAGTTTATGTTTGCGCTTTCAAAAGATAGCCCGATTCATCTGATTAAAGCAGGTGTGGGTGGAACTCCTTCAGAACTGGGGATTGTACGTTATGATCGTGATGTGCTGAGGGGAGGTGCCGTTCAGCCGGATATTGTCATAATCGAATTTGCAGTCAATGACGCAGATGATGAAACCCAAGGTAAATGTTACGAGAGTCTGGTACTCAAAGCACTCACTGCCGATAACAAGCCAGCGGTCATCTTGTTATTCAGTGTATTTGAAAATGACTGGAATCTACAGGATCGTCTCGCTCCGGTAGGCTGGCATTATGATCTGCCAATGGTAAGTGTGAAAGATGCTGTCGTAGATCAGTTCAACAAGACAAAAGATGAAGGCAACGTTATTTCCAAAAAGCAATTTTTCCATGATATATATCATCCAACTAACATAGGGCATCGAATTATGGCCGATTGTTTGGAGTATTTGTTCGACGTGACAAATCGTTCTGAGTGGGATGAGAAAGATCATGATATTGAAAAAGCTCCGCTAATTGGAAATGAATTTGTTAATGTGAAGCTGTTGGATCGGAAAAACGGCAATCACATTGCCCGAATCGATACAGGCTCTTTTTGTAAAACGGACACGGATCTGCAGATGGCTGAGATGGATGCTCATGACTATGGTACACCTCAGTTCCCCAACAACTGGATGCGTACAGGTGAGGGAAAAGAGGATCAGGGCAGCTTTCGGATAAGTTTGCAGTGCAAACGCCTCATTCTGGTCTTCAAGGATTCTGGTAACGACGAATTCGGAACCGCACATATCAAGGTAGATGGGGTAATCGTCCAAAAAGTCGATCCGCGTCAAATTAACTGGACCCATTGCCATGCCACACTTCTGCTTAACGAAGAGCATGTGGGGGAGCACTCCATCGAGATCGAAATGGCGGAAGGTCATGAACATAAATGCTTCACCATTCTGGGTTTTGGCTATGTGGATTAA
- a CDS encoding helix-turn-helix transcriptional regulator, translating to MRSFYLPDLSEFTFFCFPHSVGNYTKPDQHHINRMEGVQDFSLHYIAEGSGYVELHHKKYELSKGNVFLHIPNDPMRYYQSNDDPWNIYWIQFYGNALSAFLLENGHYQSSVWTQSHASLIESSFEHLLDEIEQFNFLRPSRISALNYSVLIDFISHAIPLSAYRNLNNFEKITALLPEMQKKAHLPFELAIWSDKLGLTPHYFCSLFKKATKMTPVSYITKCRIQRSKQLLLSHPSMPIKEVAMQCGYPGNSYFNKKFMESEGKTPAEFRRLHLKA from the coding sequence ATGCGTTCATTTTATTTACCCGATTTATCGGAATTCACCTTTTTTTGTTTTCCTCATTCGGTTGGAAATTACACCAAACCTGATCAGCATCACATCAACAGAATGGAAGGTGTTCAGGATTTCAGCTTGCATTACATTGCCGAAGGCAGCGGATATGTCGAGTTACATCATAAGAAATACGAATTAAGTAAAGGTAATGTGTTTCTTCATATTCCAAACGACCCAATGCGTTATTATCAGTCCAACGATGATCCGTGGAATATTTACTGGATTCAGTTCTACGGAAATGCACTCTCTGCTTTTTTACTGGAGAACGGACATTATCAATCCTCTGTCTGGACACAAAGCCATGCTTCGCTAATCGAGTCCTCGTTTGAACATTTGCTTGATGAGATTGAGCAATTTAATTTTTTGCGTCCATCTCGCATCTCAGCACTGAATTACAGTGTACTTATTGATTTCATAAGTCATGCCATTCCCCTCTCTGCTTACCGGAACCTTAACAATTTTGAGAAGATTACGGCGTTGCTGCCCGAAATGCAGAAAAAAGCCCATCTTCCGTTTGAACTTGCCATCTGGTCGGATAAGCTGGGATTAACCCCTCATTATTTTTGCAGTCTGTTCAAAAAAGCTACCAAAATGACTCCCGTATCTTATATCACTAAATGTCGGATACAGAGGAGCAAACAACTGTTATTAAGCCATCCTTCCATGCCGATTAAAGAAGTTGCCATGCAATGCGGATATCCGGGGAACAGCTACTTTAACAAAAAATTTATGGAGTCTGAGGGCAAAACACCTGCAGAATTTCGTCGCCTTCATCTGAAGGCGTAA